In Plasmodium gaboni strain SY75 chromosome 7, whole genome shotgun sequence, the following are encoded in one genomic region:
- a CDS encoding putative secreted ookinete protein produces the protein MNKLFLFCLFVYSVVAVRPYKERYGNVSKHLDNEFKKRNPDGGKAFNLKENINYVRKNNYELYVDANGELKQQNYNVNEPRQVLKKNMDKFRYLINDLEVLFGVYELNSRDKEKVLRETLKKESLCFTIAGLVSNSLNQINVEDSPIYGLLIQGERDKNYEVNNILDIYVILSNISVPLGSFFFPEMKRAPYQLPYLVGHYDSRSGIKNKDISYLCPLPEFLIDVMRTTKYGLKFNFNGTDMDVKELFPVTLTNTLETASLLPVQKEDSYKNERNMLLNILQNISKDVPYRKVVDRGVQGNGIINPEERILASKSFSSSRENIKNFVSNSGKSPLDTSSVALYFLSLSQNLFEKTRNAVPSSNRLTNITVTNVQTNNAGYLTHYTLKLGLENSRSLTVEALVNGKNIYVPKDIKNMETVVSYDVPYTWGIMVSPQEGFSYIFGNLVFDIAKSFSYNVNNLSSFVRSP, from the coding sequence ATGAATAAgctatttttattttgtcTTTTCGTATACAGCGTCGTAGCTGTAAGACCCTACAAGGAACGTTATGGTAATGTTTCTAAGCATTTAGATAACGAGTTTAAGAAGAGGAACCCTGATGGAGGAAAAGCATTcaatttaaaagaaaatattaattatgtaagaaaaaataattatgagTTGTACGTTGATGCGAATGGAGAATTAAAACAACAGAATTATAATGTGAATGAACCAAGACaagttttaaaaaaaaatatggataAATTTCGATATTTAATAAACGATTTAGAAGTATTATTTGGTGTGTATGAATTAAATTCTAGAGATAAAGAAAAGGTATTAAGAGAgactttaaaaaaagaatcTTTATGTTTTACTATTGCTGGTTTAGTATCAAATAGTCTTAACCAAATAAATGTTGAGGATTCTCCAATATATGGATTATTAATACAAGGAGAAAGAGACAAAAATTATGAAGTAAATAATATCCttgatatatatgtgatattatcaaatataaGTGTTCCTTTAGgtagttttttttttccagAAATGAAAAGAGCCCCATATCAACTACCATATTTAGTTGGTCATTATGATAGTAGAAGtggaataaaaaataaggatatttcttatttatgTCCATTACCTGAATTTTTAATAGATGTAATGAGAACAACAAAATATGgattaaaatttaattttaatgGCACAGATATGGATGTCAAAGAACTTTTCCCTGTAACCTTAACAAATACACTAGAAACAGCTAGTCTCTTACCTGTCCAAAAAGAAGATTCTTATAAGAATGAACGTAACAtgttattaaatatattacaaaatatatcaaaagATGTACCATATAGAAAGGTTGTAGATAGAGGAGTACAAGGTAATGGTATTATTAACCCTGAAGAAAGAATATTAGCAAGTAAATCTTTTTCTAGTTCTCgtgaaaatataaaaaattttgtatCGAATTCTGGTAAAAGCCCATTAGATACAAGTTCTGTGgctttatattttttatcattaagtcaaaatttatttgaaaaaacTAGAAATGCAGTACCATCTAGTAATAGATTAACTAATATAACAGTAACAAATGTTCAAACAAATAATGCTGGATATTTAACACATTACACTCTAAAATTAGGTTTAGAAAATTCAAGATCATTAACAGTAGAAGCTTTAGTTAATgggaaaaatatatatgtacctaaagatataaaaaatatggaaacGGTAGTATCATATGATGTACCATATACATGGGGTATTATGGTGAGTCCCCAAGAAGGATTTTCATATATCTTTGGAAACTTAGTTTTTGACATTGCCAAATCTTTCTCTTATAATGTGAACAACTTATCTTCCTTTGTAAGAAGTCcatag
- a CDS encoding hypothetical protein (conserved Plasmodium protein, unknown function) → MQKNMQDNSNKNEFSDMKENKNEGKVNEISGENMYIFDEPDDELEEFEEMGSVALNVDTDLENWEEDWGAAGWDDDDDDDDKFILKVESELQKFKANMEAEKDLNK, encoded by the exons ATGCAAAAAAATATGCAGGATAAcagtaataaaaatgaatttagtgatatgaaagaaaataaGAATGAGGGAAAAGTAAATGAAATCAGTGGAgaaaatatgtatatttttgatGAGCCTGATGATGAATTGGAAGAATTTGAAGAAATGG gaAGTGTAGCTTTAAATGTAGACACAGACTTGGAAAACTGGGAAGAAGATTGGGGAGCAGCAG GATGggatgatgatgatgacGATGACgataaatttattttaaaagttGAATCGGAATTACAAAAATTTAAAGCTAATATGGAAGCAGAAAAGgatttaaataaataa
- a CDS encoding hypothetical protein (conserved Plasmodium protein, unknown function), producing the protein MDENISNGTFIYLIIWFVSCIVFCIFFARDGKISRWNMIKLIITLVSLAVFCLWIFWLCVYISQLNPIVFPQRRSVKD; encoded by the exons ATGGATGAGAATATATCTAACGGaacttttatatatttaattatttgGTTTGTGTCTTGTATTGTGTTTTGCATTTTTTTTGCAAGGGATGGAAAAATATCAAGATGGAATATGATTAA GTTAATAATTACGCTAGTTTCTTTGGCTGTTTTTTGTTTATGGATATT ttgGCTGTGTGTGTATATTTCTCAATTAAATCCCATTGTTTTCCCACAGAGGAGGAGCGTAAAGgattaa
- a CDS encoding hypothetical protein (conserved Plasmodium protein, unknown function) has translation MKEKYDDGDEEIIKESRLKINKKHHHREHKHEKKKEKERKKYSNKYDKYKSDKYNKYNKNDKNDDYKKFYKYDKYNYLDDSSKKKLLHNDEKKNRHGRKRDKEKKYRDNSSSIEKNDNIKTKPEFSYNSFDYFNKHISENKISSNYINEEKLKYEKQVFQKAYGLSLDDDICYDNFLFEKGEENNKNLKKNTKKCNEQNNNKYYECYSCKTQNLFSNVQCYKCKKLRKL, from the coding sequence atgaaagaaaaatatgacGATGGAGATGAggaaattataaaagaaagtagattaaaaataaataaaaaacatcACCATCGTGAGCATAAGcatgaaaaaaaaaaggaaaaggaaagaaaaaagtacagtaataaatatgataaatataaaagtgataaatataataaatacaataagaatgataaaaatgatgactataaaaaattctataaatatgacaaatataattatcttGATGATTCTTCCAAAAAAAAGCTTTTGCACAAcgatgaaaaaaaaaaccgACATGGAAGAAAAAgagataaagaaaaaaaatatcgAGATAATTCAAGTTcaatagaaaaaaatgataatataaaaacgAAACCAgaattttcatataattcatttgattattttaataaacaCATTTCTGAAAATAAGATTTCAtcaaattatattaatgaagagaaattaaaatatgaaaaacAAGTATTTCAAAAAGCATATGGCTTATCTTTAGACGATGATATATGTTATGATAATTTTCTATTTGAAAAAGgtgaagaaaataataaaaatctaaaaaaaaatacaaaaaaatgtaacgaacagaataataataaatattatgaatgTTATAGCTGTAAAACACAAAATCTGTTTTCAAATGTTCAGTGTTACAAATGTAAAAAATTGAGAAAACTGTAG
- a CDS encoding PelOta protein-like protein gives MKLLYRKRDNDKMIIGLITEEDDDLWGVYNLLSLNDEIESYTSRKVQKDIGNNSYVTEIRKLMLTLCITKIDFDCENNSLRVSGKNVKVNEYVKIGQYHTFDIGVNDKIKIMKKNWDNIYREKLEECTNIKNNCEIAILLIDCGRANMYLLTQQLYKTIFSINKIIHKKKEKNNSSSYKKSLESFFNNVIKNLYSSINFEKIKCLVLGGPGFFKNDFFTYLYEKSDMKNDKNILTLKNKFLIVKTSNIFKNSLNEILNDENMKKQILNLKVVSNVDILNKFYKIFEKDEDKICYGPDEVKYASKINAIDSLLITDKTFRSCDVKTRKEYVQVVQHVKNTGGKVYIFSDNHTSGEQLNSLTGIAAILKFPIFYDIHKGDEKEQYIKEDHIKREDTQNGEYMKNI, from the coding sequence atgaagttattatatagaaaGCGTGATAACGATAAGATGATTATCGGTTTAATTACAGAAGAGGATGATGATTTGTGGGGAGTGTATAATTTGCTAAGTttaaatgatgaaataGAATCTTATACTTCAAGAAAGGTTCAGAAAGATATTGGTAATAATTCTTATGTAACTGAAATAAGAAAGTTGATGTTAACATTGTGTATTACTAAGATTGATTTTGATTGTGAAAATAATAGTTTAAGAGTATCAGGAAAAAATGTAAAAGTAAATGAGTATGTTAAGATTGGTCAGTATCATACATTTGATATAGGTGttaatgataaaataaaaattatgaaaaagaactgggataatatatatagagaAAAATTAGAAGAATGTACtaatataaagaataattGTGAAATTGctattttattaattgaTTGTGGTCGTGCTAATATGTATTTACTTACACaacaattatataaaacaatattTAGTATTAATAAGATAATAcataagaaaaaagaaaaaaataattcgtcgtcatataaaaaatcattagaaagtttttttaataatgtcataaaaaatttatattcaaGTATTAATTTtgagaaaataaaatgtcTGGTTTTAGGAGGTCCTggtttttttaaaaatgatttttttaCTTATCTGTATGAAAAATCAGATATGAAGAATGATAAGAATATTCTcacattaaaaaataaatttttaattgtaAAAACATcgaatatttttaaaaattctttaaatgaaatattaaatgatgaaaatatgaaaaaacaaattttaaatttgAAAGTAGTATCAAATGTggatattttaaataaattttataaaatttttgaAAAAGATGAAGATAAAATTTGTTATGGTCCTGATGAAGTGAAATATGCATCGAAAATAAATGCTATAGattcattattaataacTGATAAAACATTTAGAAGTTGTGATGTTAAAACTAGAAAGGAATATGTTCAGGTAGTACAACATGTAAAAAATACAGGAGGAAAagtttatattttttcagATAATCATACATCAGGTGAACAATTAAATTCATTAACAGGTATTGCAGCTATATTAAAGTTTCctattttttatgatattCATAAGGGAGATGAAAAGgaacaatatataaaagaagatCATATTAAAAGGGAAGATACACAAAACGGTGAgtatatgaaaaatatatga